ATGGCAATAATGACATAGGGATCTATTTTATCACAAGGTATATTTAATAACTTTAAAGCACTAGTTAACATGTTATAAATCTTCAAAACAAACTTCTAACATTAAATTCTTTGTTGTGTGAAAAAAAAATCGATTTCATCAAGAGCAACTCTCAATTTTAGTGGCAAAGGATAACCTGTATTATTTCTATTgttgttattatatatatatagggtggagataaaataggaagtttatttcgcTAGAAAGGATAGGAAGCAATCATAACCGTCCAATTGCACAATCTACGGtctaaatcaaaatcaaattaaaaactgTCATTTAAACACGCTCTCCGGGGTTTCAGGGGTATTATCGTCAAAATCCAAAATAACCGCCGTTGAATATACACAGAAATCCTTCGAAAAATAGTGCATTACGTTTTACTCTTCCATTGAACGATCAAACACATACAGAAATTTGAGAAAATCATACTCCATTGAACTTCATGGCGTCGTCAAGAGATAATTTGAAGGTTTACATTCAAGTTACTCAAAAGAAATCAGTCTCTGaaaaccctaaatcatcaaaGAAGCAAAAAACATCTTCAGCAGAAGAGAACATAGATGAACAAGAAAATATTAGCCGAAAATCACCAATGAAACAACAAAGAACTAGAAAACGCAAAGATATTTCAGACAATGGTAATTTTATCTATTTTTGCTCTTTAACTGAATTCAAGTTACGTTTTATGAAGTACAGTAGACCTAATATATCATATCCGTTCCGAAAAATAGTTAATGAGTTATATCTTCCCCTATCTTAACATTTTTGTTAGCAGAGACTACATTGCGTTTTATGTTAAAACTATGATCTAAGATGCTAATGCTTCTTATGGGATTTATATATTGTGAATTAGTGCGTTTTACCTTAATAAAGTTGCAGAAACAAAGAGATTATTATTATGAGAATTGTAATCGAATTTTAGAACATTGCATTTTATCTTTGAATTTGTTGAGATACATGTGTTGTTAACTATTGCCTGTTAAATAATATGATGTAAATTATTGCGTTTTATCTTAAACTTGTGAATTACTGCTTTTTATCTTTATAGTGTTAGCTAATTCGATTTATCATAAATTTGTTAATTGACATTGTTAACTAATGCGTTTTATATTAATTTATCATAAAAAACAAAATGAGATTATGTAATGTTAATTTGCTGTGTTAAATAATATGATTTAAAGTATTGCGTTTTATCTAAAACATGGGAATCACTGCTTTTTATCTTTATAGTGTTAGCTAATGCGTTTTATCATAAATTTGTTAATTGACATTGTTTCATTATTCTATTTCAAGTTAAAAAACAAGAGGAAAAACAAAAAAGGAGAAGAAAGAAAGTGGTGATAGAATCATCAGAAGAGACAGTTTCTGATTCCAATGATAAAAAATCTAGACGAGCTATCGTTCTGCATAATTCCGAACAAGAAGTAAATTCAGGTAACATAAAACGCATTTAACAAATTTCAAATATGTTTTTAACACAATTCAATGTGtcagatgatgattttgttgatccACAACCAAGAGTTAACCCGACAAAAAATCAAAAGAAGGAAAAGGCAGAATCAAAACCAAAGAGATCACAGAGGAAagataaaacaaaagaacaaccagaacaacaaccataTTATGATTACGACggaaaaaaaatcaacataagATGTGCAGTCAATAATCTAAAAGATTATATTGAAAGTTTGTCAAAGGAGCAAAGGAATGCTGTAAGAGAAATAGGGTTTAAGAGCATACTAAAATTCAATCTGCATTCAGTTCCACGCAAATTCGGATATTGGCTGGTAAAAAACTTTGATGCTGAAAATAATGAGATAAATACTGGAGTTGAAAAGATTAAGATCACAGCTGAATTTATCCAAAAGGTATTTCACATACCAAATGGAAAAACAGTGATTGAGGAAAAACTGAGACCAAAAGAGACTGATCTTATAATTAAATTCTGGCGCGATCAATTCAGCAAAGATATTTTGAAGATAATGTATGCGCACAACTTGATTAGTTATTTAAAATCAAGAAATGAGCTTGGAAGATTGTTCAAACTAAATTTCTTGGTTATATTTTTTACGATCATGGCGGAGGCAATGCAAAGTAGTAATGTTAATCAAAGATTCTTGCCATCAATGAAAAGTGACAAAAAAAATCCAGGATTTTAATTGGTGTGAATATATTCTGACCGTTTTAAGGCGTATAAGAATACAATGGCCTGGAAATGAGAAGCTCTTCAATGGACCTATTGCATTGTTAGCGGTATGAAATCTGATCTTTCACTATCGCTGCATATTTGCTGAATGCTTGTTTAGGCTGCTTGTTtatattctttgtttgtttaaaactatactttataaaacgcaatgtatATTATAAAACCCAATGATctttcatttttgtttctttaTATTCTTTGTTTGTTAAAACTTCTTTTCTAGTGTAAAACGCAATATATTTAAAGTTACAAAACATTAGTTTTGTAAGTTGTTTACaatgatttatattttaaaacgcatcaaaatttgaattgattatatttctaaaacgcaatgattcATACAGATACTATATGCTTACAAAAAACAAGGATTTGACGATGCTGAAAACACTGAAGTGTTCTCTCTTGATAAAATTGACTCTACAACATTACAAGAATTTAAAGATAAATTGGAAATTGCTGCGCAAAATGAGGGGAGATGTCTTGTAatggaaaaaaaagaaaaaagtcaGAAAGACTAAGCAAAAAAAGAAAGATGAAAAggatgaattttatgtttatccaACTGAATCCGAGAATGAAAACgaagaaatttttgaaaatgaatctgaagaaaatgatgaagacGATGCTGCAGAACAACCAATCACATTACTTAAAGCTGCAACAGAGTGGATTGATCAAGAGAATCAAGAAAATGTTCAAAACAGCCCAATTAAAACCAATAAAACTGAGAAAACACAAACAGAAAGTGGAGGATCATGGGGCCAATTCTTCATTAAACCATCAATAGGAAATAAAGATAAAATGCGGGTAGACAGTCAAAGCCGACTGCGTAATTTCATGCCATCACAAAATCAAAGTGAAGGTCTTTCTGACATTCATTCAACAAAAAGTGGCGATGAAAATATGAAGAACATTGAAGATAAAAGATCACATGAAGAATATCTTGTGACTGTTTTGGATGATTATTTAAAAGGATTTGAAGATATTTTCGAAAACATCTAATCACGCATAGATGAGATTGTCGAAGAATATCCAAACAGTGAAACTCTTCATAACAAAGTAAACGAATGGGTGTCATTGATGGAAAAATTAAACCATCAAGCAAAAAAGCACAAGAAAGTTAATATTGATTCAAATATGATGGAAACACCATCAAGATTTCTAAATTTGAGCCAAAATGAAGACACTGAAAATCAAATCATTTCAACTCCATTGATTATAAAacgcaatgatgatgatgatgcaaaaCGCAATGAGGATAACACAGCTGTAGTCCAGTCCTCCAATCCAGAAAAAATCAGTAACAATGACCCTGCATCTATTCTGGAAACACACATGGAAAAACCTTCAATGGAACAATCATCATTTAGCGAAGAAACTCCATCATTAATGTTGGAGATGATCAAAAAGACAGacgaagaagaaaaaaaaatcaaatcaaaagaaAATTCAGGATAATGAGGTACCATCCTTTGATTTGAAAATTTCTCAGTTGTCTTCAAATGTTGATGAAAATGAAGTTGAAGTTGATACTACTCCTCACGCTGCACAAAccgaaattcaagcggaatctgaaaaTAGATCAATCGAAAAAAATGTTCAAATTACTGGAATACAAACAATGTTTGAGAGAATGTGAAGAACAGGATAATACTGAAAAGCAAATCAGTGATCTAATTCAAAACACATCATTCCTCAACCCACAAGAAGATCCGTAACAAACACCTGCAAAATCAgttcatcaagaacaaccaacAACAGATATAAGCAAAACAGAAGAAATAATAACAAAGATGGTACGACCTGATCGAGAGAAAAATATACCAGAAGTATTTTGTTCACCGTACTATCTAAGACAAGTAGCAATGAAGGAAGCAAGAACGGCACACGAAAACAACATATCGGGATACGCTTTCCATGCAGAAGGAGAAATGatgtaaaaattcatttatatacactaaaacaaaaaaataaaaaaaaaatataatttaattattaatttttttttgcaggGATACTCTCTTTGAAATTAAAGATCATGTATTTCTATATAGATATGTTGTTGAAACAATGAGGCCAGGATTGGAAATCACCGGAGAAGTAATCAATTGTTGGTCATATATtttgaatgaagaagaaaaaagaagatcaAAAGACAACAAAACTCCAAGATTTTTCTGTACTATTCGAATGCTGGTATGATATATAAAACTCAACTTTCTGTTTTCGTATAATGAAATATTTTGAAGTTTGATTGAATGAAGTTTTATAATTTATTTCTTTAATAAAACGCAATGCTTACTTTGTTTGAATGAAGTTTTATAAAACGCAGCTGCATGTTTATTAACttcataaaacgcaataatatgttaatttgtttaattttaCGCAGGCTTTTCCATTGAATGATAAGGAAGAAACAAATAAAGAAAAGATGATAGAAGCATTCATAATGAACATAGAAAAAATTCTTCAAGGTGCAAAGCTAAAGAGCATAAAGGATTTTAAAATTATCCTTGTCCCGATTCTTTATATACAGCATTTCTTTGTGATCTCCTTCAATCTTGAAGAgaaacaaatattcatcattgACAACAGTGCCAAAGAAGAAACAAATAAAGCTAAATATGGGGATGTGCCTGAAAATACAGTAAGTATTCTTACTTATGCTTTTAAAACACAAATATAAACCACCTaatctttttgttttgttttttttttctgtagaGGAATGCTTTGGCAGCTTACCTTAAATCTGTTGGACATGAAAAAGCAGATGATATAAAAGGAATAACCCCTGTTAGAATGCAGATGAAATGGAGGACACAATATAATGGCATTGACTGTGGTATATTCACTATGCGTCATATGGAATGTTATCATGGAGAACCGGTCGAAAAATGGGATTGTGGGTTTAACGTGGAGTATGAAGAACCTGCAAGGGGTAAAAACAAAAAACCAGTCAACAAGCAGACCGCACAACTTGATGATTTAAGAAGAAAGTTCATCGCGAAGATATTATTGCATGAAATCAACGAACAAAGAGATTATGTTATTTAGGACTCAAAGAAGTTTCGAGACCTCAGTGCGAAACTTAAAAAACAATCCTATGACACTAGTTTAGATAGGATTAAAGACAGGCTTTCTCTTGctggtttactttgattttgaaatgctacttattataaaacacaatgttttgattttgatCTTGCTAGTTACTTTGATTTAGAAATGCTActtattataaaacgcaatgttttttCATATAACAAAatattttgatgatatttttaaaatgcacttatttgtttgttattttataACGCAATATGTATCCTTTAAAATTATTTAAAcattattttgaaaaaaatttataaaatatatatacaatttaTAAAACGCAACATTTTAAAAGTATGCTATAACTCAACATtgtcaattttaattttaatatgttTTGAATATAAAATGCAATGTTTTTTTCTAATTATTCATTTCCAAACATATAACGCAATATAATTTATAACGCAAggcattttttttaaaattttttataaCACAAAAAGCAAATTAAAAACATAATTACAATAAGgacaataataaaaataatatattataatctTCTAAAACGAaatgttataaaaaaataaaataatatacaaaGAAAAGCCTTAAAATACTGTGTATGATAGAAATTTATACAGTTGATTAGACCAAAAGCCTTAAAATGCCTTAAAAAGCCTTTTGGATTCGTGATACCAAATACTGTGTATGATTGAACATTCAattcaaagaaaaaaataaaaaataatcatttttattattaaaacagTTGATTCAAATTCCTCTAGCAATATATAAGAACAGAAACCCTAAACTATTTTCACATTGCTCTCATCGTACATCAAAAATACACCAAATActcaacacacacaaaccctaaaatggCTAATGCACAACTATCAGTTTGGTGGGTTAAAAGAGGCAATTTCGTTCTTCAATTCCTTgatggaaaaaaaataaaataccattCCGTTGCTTCTGTTCTTCATAACTGcaatgaaaatgttttgaaaagaatGAACGTAATAGGTATACCACCTTCTTGTTACACAAATCAAACAGCCGCACTGTTCAGAATTCTACACAAGAGATATGGTGATCCGAATCAAACTGCAATTGAAGATGCCCAGGTTACATCTTGGGAGTTCATTGAGGAAACTTTCAAAGTTTCAGTGACTTGGGACGATGGTGAAGTGGAGATGTATGACCCAAAGGACATATCTACCAATGAGGATCTAGGGTTTTTGAAGCAGTTATCTGAAATACCAATCATCAGCAACTCTGGTAGCAAATTTGCAGAGAAGCTCCAAAACGCAGTAGTCTCACAGGTTGAACTTTGGGTTGAATCTGAAAGTGATGAGGAAATCCCTGATGGAAGCTTAGGGTTCTCATCCGATGAAGAAACAAACTTTGATCCATG
Above is a window of Helianthus annuus cultivar XRQ/B chromosome 14, HanXRQr2.0-SUNRISE, whole genome shotgun sequence DNA encoding:
- the LOC110907365 gene encoding myosin heavy chain, clone 203-like, with translation MASSRDNLKVYIQVTQKKSVSENPKSSKKQKTSSAEENIDEQENISRKSPMKQQRTRKRKDISDNVKKQEEKQKRRRKKVVIESSEETVSDSNDKKSRRAIVLHNSEQEVNSDDDFVDPQPRVNPTKNQKKEKAESKPKRSQRKDKTKEQPEQQPYYDYDGKKINIRCAVNNLKDYIESLSKEQRNAVREIGFKSILKFNLHSVPRKFGYWLVKNFDAENNEINTGVEKIKITAEFIQKILYAYKKQGFDDAENTEVFSLDKIDSTTLQEFKDKLEIAAQNEGRCLNENEEIFENESEENDEDDAAEQPITLLKAATEWIDQENQENVQNSPIKTNKTEKTQTESGGSWGQFFIKPSIGNKDKMRVDSQSRLRNFMPSQNQSEGLSDIHSTKSGDENMKNIEDKRSHEEYLVTVLDDYLKGFEDIFENI